One Amycolatopsis sp. NBC_00355 genomic window carries:
- a CDS encoding threonine/serine ThrE exporter family protein, with product MKISERTNGGKATRWPLLEPPAQRPRTHRPNLLRRRPWHVLEAPTGEFPAVDAEEAMGPQLPDDATVNFVLDLSLRLGEVQMASGAGASDVSATIIAITAALGLPHCEVDVIFTSITVTCHRGTDLAPVTALRVVRSRSLDYTRLTETEKLIRKIVRGHLGAEQAQTELERITEAPHPYPRWVATLAWGGVAAFITILLGGGPDIALVAFVISGVIDRIGRFVNRYSLPFFFQQVIGGLVATLSAMAIVSSGLLTTDRPTLVVAAAVTVLLSGLSTVSAVQDAITGYNVTAAGRTMEVVLMSAGLISGVVLALRIAVLLKLPLTPLPEVTGSTPRDLPLVVIGGAGASACFALASYSKMRATLVAMAAGAIGAAVYGGLMLTELDGVSSSAIAATLVGFCGGVLARRLGVTPLVVAVSGITPLLPGLSTYRGLYQIGVEPGADISTLVTAVAIGLALAAGVVLGEWLAQPVRTGLGRLERRFAGPRMAGPLEPADRRLE from the coding sequence ATGAAGATCAGCGAGCGCACCAACGGGGGCAAGGCCACCAGATGGCCCCTGCTGGAACCGCCCGCGCAAAGACCGCGCACCCACCGGCCGAACCTGCTGCGACGCCGTCCTTGGCACGTTCTCGAAGCGCCCACCGGGGAGTTCCCGGCGGTCGACGCCGAGGAGGCGATGGGGCCGCAGCTGCCCGATGACGCCACCGTCAACTTCGTGCTCGACCTCTCCCTGCGCCTCGGCGAGGTGCAGATGGCCAGCGGCGCCGGCGCCTCGGACGTCAGCGCGACGATCATCGCCATCACCGCCGCGCTCGGGCTGCCGCACTGCGAGGTCGACGTCATCTTCACGTCGATCACCGTCACCTGCCACCGCGGCACCGACCTCGCGCCGGTGACCGCGCTGCGGGTCGTGCGCAGCCGCAGCCTCGACTACACGCGGCTGACCGAGACCGAGAAGCTCATCCGCAAGATCGTCCGCGGGCACCTCGGCGCCGAGCAGGCGCAGACCGAGCTGGAGCGGATCACCGAGGCGCCGCACCCGTACCCGCGCTGGGTCGCGACACTGGCCTGGGGCGGGGTCGCCGCGTTCATCACGATCCTGCTCGGCGGCGGTCCCGACATCGCGCTCGTCGCGTTCGTCATCAGTGGCGTGATCGACCGGATCGGCCGGTTCGTGAACCGGTACTCGCTGCCGTTCTTCTTCCAGCAGGTGATCGGCGGGCTGGTCGCGACGCTGTCCGCGATGGCCATCGTGAGCAGCGGCCTGCTCACCACCGACCGGCCGACGCTCGTCGTCGCGGCCGCCGTCACGGTGCTGCTGTCCGGGCTGTCGACGGTCTCGGCGGTGCAGGACGCCATCACCGGCTACAACGTCACCGCCGCCGGGCGCACCATGGAAGTGGTGCTGATGTCGGCCGGTCTGATCTCCGGCGTCGTGCTCGCCCTGCGGATCGCCGTCCTGCTGAAACTGCCGCTCACGCCCTTGCCCGAGGTCACTGGCTCGACGCCGCGGGACCTGCCGCTGGTCGTCATCGGCGGCGCGGGCGCCTCCGCCTGCTTCGCGCTCGCGTCCTACTCCAAGATGCGCGCCACGCTGGTCGCGATGGCCGCCGGCGCGATCGGCGCGGCCGTCTACGGCGGCCTCATGCTGACCGAGCTCGACGGCGTCAGCTCGTCCGCGATCGCCGCGACCCTGGTCGGTTTCTGCGGCGGCGTGCTCGCGCGACGACTGGGCGTCACCCCGCTCGTCGTCGCCGTGTCCGGGATCACTCCCCTGCTCCCGGGCCTGTCCACTTATCGTGGTCTATACCAAATTGGGGTCGAGCCGGGAGCCGACATCTCGACGCTCGTGACGGCGGTCGCCATCGGGCTTGCCCTGGCCGCGGGCGTGGTACTCGGCGAATGGCTCGCCCAGCCGGTGCGCACCGGACTGGGCAGGCTCGAACGCCGGTTCGCCGGACCACGCATGGCCGGTCCGCTCGAACCGGCCGATCGGCGCTTGGAGTAA
- a CDS encoding alpha/beta fold hydrolase, producing MATTNILETPEADLAYDVHGPAPAESEQPPLVMVGQPMAAEGFATLASFFPERTVVTYDPRGIGRSVRKDGRVAHEPGVQARDVHAVIGAVGGGAVDLFGSSGGAVTALALVAACPDDVRTLVAHEPPLLSVVPDAAAAERARNAVTEAYLAGGSGAGMAAFIGMTSWPGEYTDEYFAQPPADPVRFGMSAEDDGRRDDPLLSDRSWAVSGYRPDADALAAAATRVVIAVGEESLTVFTGRTAVATAELLGQRATVFPSHHGGFMGGEFGYAGQPEAFAARLREVLGREGRGNPGKRPNPPFD from the coding sequence ATGGCCACGACCAACATCCTCGAGACGCCCGAGGCGGACCTCGCCTACGACGTGCACGGGCCCGCTCCCGCCGAGAGTGAGCAGCCGCCGCTGGTGATGGTCGGGCAGCCCATGGCCGCCGAGGGGTTCGCGACCCTTGCCTCCTTCTTTCCCGAACGGACCGTCGTCACCTATGACCCCCGGGGGATCGGGCGCAGTGTGCGGAAGGACGGGCGGGTCGCGCACGAGCCCGGGGTTCAGGCCCGGGACGTGCACGCCGTCATCGGGGCGGTCGGGGGCGGGGCCGTCGATCTCTTCGGGAGCAGCGGGGGTGCCGTGACCGCGCTCGCGCTTGTCGCCGCCTGTCCGGATGACGTGCGAACCCTCGTCGCGCACGAGCCGCCGTTGCTTTCCGTGGTTCCCGATGCCGCTGCTGCCGAGCGGGCCCGGAACGCCGTGACCGAGGCCTATCTCGCCGGCGGGTCCGGGGCCGGGATGGCCGCCTTCATCGGCATGACGTCGTGGCCGGGCGAGTACACCGACGAGTACTTCGCGCAGCCGCCGGCGGACCCGGTGCGGTTCGGGATGAGCGCCGAGGACGACGGGCGGCGGGACGATCCGCTGTTGTCCGATCGGTCCTGGGCCGTCAGTGGCTACCGGCCCGATGCCGACGCGCTCGCCGCGGCGGCGACGCGGGTCGTGATCGCCGTCGGTGAGGAATCCTTGACCGTGTTCACCGGGCGGACGGCGGTGGCGACGGCGGAGCTGCTCGGGCAGCGGGCCACCGTTTTCCCGAGCCACCACGGCGGGTTCATGGGCGGCGAATTCGGCTACGCCGGACAGCCCGAAGCCTTCGCCGCGCGGCTGCGCGAGGTGCTCGGCCGAGAAGGCCGGGGGAATCCGGGAAAGCGACCTAATCCGCCGTTCGACTGA
- a CDS encoding peptidase inhibitor family I36 protein, translating to MGTLGRRVGTAALAIGSAITVLAAVAPAASAAPVRNGKCEAGEFCLYYEYDLQGSVSDFTTSIPNYGSSQPDCYEFKGPGTGQHACVKNRALSGYNRTSHVVRLYFNSNYKGTYIDFAPDDARDGGLGPLDLNNASHQIR from the coding sequence TTGGGAACCCTGGGAAGACGCGTCGGCACGGCCGCGCTGGCGATCGGGAGTGCGATCACCGTGCTCGCCGCGGTAGCCCCCGCCGCGAGCGCGGCCCCGGTGCGCAACGGGAAGTGCGAAGCGGGCGAGTTCTGCCTCTACTACGAGTACGACCTGCAAGGATCGGTATCGGATTTCACCACGTCGATTCCCAACTACGGGAGTTCCCAGCCGGACTGCTACGAGTTCAAGGGCCCGGGCACCGGCCAGCACGCGTGCGTCAAGAACCGGGCGCTGTCGGGGTACAACAGGACCAGCCACGTGGTCAGGCTCTACTTCAACAGCAACTACAAAGGCACCTACATCGACTTCGCACCCGACGACGCGCGAGACGGCGGGCTGGGCCCGCTCGACTTGAACAACGCCTCGCACCAGATTCGCTGA